DNA from Synechococcus sp. CBW1108:
TTTCAGCCATGACCGAAACCGCCCCCCTGCTGCTGCGCGCCGCCCGAGGTGAGCAGGTCGAGCGGCCGCCGGTGTGGATGATGCGCCAGGCCGGCCGTTACATGAAGGTCTACCGCGACCTGCGCGACCGCCACCCCGGCTTCCGCGAACGCTCGGAGAACCCCGATCTCTCCTTTGAGATCTCGATGCAGCCCTTCCACGCCTTCCAACCCGACGGCGTGATCCTCTTCTCCGACATCCTGACGCCGCTGCCGGGCATGGGGATCAACTTCGACATCGTCGAGAGCCAGGGCCCCCTGATCCAGGAGCCCATCCGCAGCCTGGCCCAGGTGGAGGCCCTGCGGCCGTTGCAGCCGGCCGAGACCATGTCTTTTGTCGGCGATGTGCTTACTCGCCTGCGCCAGGCGGTGGGCAACGAGGCCGCCGTGCTGGGTTTTGTGGGCGCCCCATGGACCCTGGCCGCCTACGTGGTGGAGGGCAAGAGCAGCAAGAATTATGCGGTGATCAAGGCCATGGCCTTCCGCGAGCCTGTGCTGCTGCACAAGCTGCTCGATCACTTCGCCGAATCGATCGCCGCCTACCTGCGCTTCCAGATCGATTCAGGCGCCCAGGTGGTGCAGATGTTCGATTCCTGGGCCGGCCAGCTCAGCCCAATGGATTACGACACCTTCGCGGCGCCCTACCAGAAGAAGGTGGTGGATCTGGTCAAGCAGACCCATCCAGATACCCCCTTTATCCTCTACATCT
Protein-coding regions in this window:
- the hemE gene encoding uroporphyrinogen decarboxylase; this translates as MTETAPLLLRAARGEQVERPPVWMMRQAGRYMKVYRDLRDRHPGFRERSENPDLSFEISMQPFHAFQPDGVILFSDILTPLPGMGINFDIVESQGPLIQEPIRSLAQVEALRPLQPAETMSFVGDVLTRLRQAVGNEAAVLGFVGAPWTLAAYVVEGKSSKNYAVIKAMAFREPVLLHKLLDHFAESIAAYLRFQIDSGAQVVQMFDSWAGQLSPMDYDTFAAPYQKKVVDLVKQTHPDTPFILYISGSAGVLERMARTGVDIISLDWTVDMAEGLARLPEHLGVQGNVDPGLLFGTPEAIRDRIDDTVRKARGRRHILNLGHGILPGTPEENGRAFFEAGKSVMERLGALA